From Bacillus oleivorans:
ATGATTGCAGTTCCATCCGCCATAACCGGCACACCTTGTTCCGTATAAACCTCTGGTGTGCTTACATCTAATTTGCTTGAAAGTAAACTTAACGGTTGTGCCTGTTGAAAAACCGGTAATACAAAAGTACCGCCGCCCCGGACAATTTTAATTTTATTGCCTGCTTCATCAACATGCACATTTTTACTTCCTAAATAACTCCCTGTTACAATCAATGCTTCATCAGGTCCTGCTGTCTTATATTTTGAAATAAATACCCCAATTAGTGCTAAGACTAAAAATACGGCAATTCCTGCCACAATCCAAAGCATACCTGTCATATTGACATTCCCCCTAATTCAATAATTCATCAAACGATTCATGCGGAGATACATAGAGAACTCCTGCTTTCACATCAATAACCAAGACCTGACTTCCCTCTGGTATGGGAAGATCATCAAAGCTTGCTGCCGGTTTGGCAATATTTCCACTATTGCTTTCTATCACCACTTCTCCAAAGCCCTCTTTAGGTACAGAAAGTATGACCTTGCCAATTCGTCCTTTTAACGATTCCTCGGTGTAAACCAATGATTCTTCTGCAGATGAAAGAGGAATCAGGACAAAGACATTTAAGAGTGTATCTAAAAGAACGGCAATGAGTACCGACACAAAGATAATTAGAAAACTGTTAAGTGGAGTCAGGATCTCCAACAAATAGCCACTGGCTGAGAAAAAAGTGAGAAAGGCTAAAATAAGAGTTGGATTAAAAAATCCACTTGCCTCCGCTATACCCTCGAGGACATCCCCAAACAAAATATATAGAACCGTAATTACGCCTGAAATGATTAATGCAGTTAAATAAATTGATTGAATCGGTGCGCCAAACAGTTCCATAATCCTTCATCCTTTAACTTAATTTTTTATCCTCCTGAAGCCTCTCTTTTAACCGCTCTAATTCTAATTCCACTTCACTTTTTCCTGTGATTTCATTTATTTCCTGATCTAATGATTTATTCATCATTTGGAGATCTTCGCTGGTTTCGGCTTCTGCCTCTTGGCGAAGGACTTTTTCTTCCATTCGTTCAAAGCCTTTTTTCGCACTTGAAGTATTGGTAGTGGATAATGCACGATTAATAGAGGTTTTTGCTTTTGCAGCTTCTGCTCTAGCCTTTAAAGAGTTCCGCTTTAATTCCATCTCACGGAATTCATTTTTCATTACTTTTAGCTTTTCTTTTAGGTCAACAACCTGGTGGAGTGCTTGAGTGTGAAGGTCTTCTAATTGTTGGTGTTCTTTCGTGAGGTGGCTCTTATCTTCTAGAGCCCGCTTGGCTAAATCTTCGCGGTTATTTTTTAATGCCTCAATCGCTTGCAGTTCACGTTTTTCGATTAATTTCTTCGTTTCTTCCACTTTCCGTGCAAGGAGTTTCTCCTCGCCCATCATTTTGGCAGTCGCCTTTTCGGCGTCCACAATCTCCTGATTCATTTCTCTTATGAACTGGTCAATCATGTGAACCGGGTCTTCAGCCTTGTCAATCAACGCATGGAGCTCAGAGGCTACCACTGTTTTGACCCTTTTAAAAAGTTCGAACATGTAAAATCCCTCCCTTATTCGTGGCGAAAGCCTGCTGCTTTCTTCCTACTTTACATACGAACGGGTGCGGAAATGGTTTCATAATTTGGTAAATTTTAAAAATATCCAAGGATGATAATCGAAACTTCATGCAGGAAAAAAACACCATACTAGTTTATGATAATAACGAAAATAAATGCTTTTACAATTCGAATCATAGGTGAAATGAGTTTCTGATGCATCGTCATGTTGAATTTGAACCTATTATGACGGAGTTTAAAAATGTGATAAAAAAAGAGGCGGAACTGAAACCGGCTGGGATTGATGTAGATTCAATAAAAGGACGGGTTAAATAAAAGGGGGAAGCATTTTTCCCCCTTTCTATATGTAAGGAAGATTTATAGTTTGTATAAAAATGTATAGCTTTTCTTTTCATAATCCATTTTATCCGTGTAAAATCGATGGGCATCGACCCGCTGTAATCCGGAAGACAGATACACACAAGAGCAGTCATTTTCCTTAGCCAGATCATGAACGTAGCGAAGCAGAGTTTCACCATATCCTTTGGAGCGTTCGGTTGATTTCGTCACTAAATCATGGACATACATGTTCCGAAGATTATAAAAGTTTGTACCTATTTGGACGCCAGTTACCGCTTTAATTTCACCTTCATCCTCTAAGCCATACAGCTGAAAACCCTGTTTTTCCATTTCCTCATACAAAGAGAAAAAATCTTCTTCCGATAAGTGTGTACGAAGTTCCTTTAAAATAGGAAAAGCTCTTTTCAGTTCGGTTTCTGTTTGGCATTGAAAAATCGTTATCATGGCTAGCGCTCCATTTCTATTTTTCTATTATTATACAATAGGAACTTTTAATAGAGACGGGCATTTTTAAATTCTATTAACTGAAAAGCCTTTGAAATCTAAGGAGACTTGGGGAGTTTAATCAAACGTTTGTTTAAATTTTTTTACCCATTCTTCAGAAGGACTCTAAAGGCAATAATCTAATTAGTCAGCAACCGGAGTGTCCTTGACAAAGCTTCTAAAGGACCAGGTTTATTAAAAAAGCAGCTAAAATGTCCTTGAGAACGGTTCTAAAAGCCATACTCTAATAGAATACAGCCAAAATGTCTTTAACAAAGCTTCTAAAAGCCGAAATTTAAATTGAAAGCAGCCAAATGTCATTAAGAACGGTTCTAAAAGCCATACTCTAATAGAATGCAGCCAAAACGTCCTTAACAAAGCTTCTAAAAGCCGAAATTCAAATTGAAAGCAGCCAAATGTCATTAAGAACGCTTCTAAAAGCCATACTCTAATAGAAAGCAGTCAAAATGTCTTTAACAAAGCTTCTAAAACCCGAAATTTAAATTGAAAGCAGCTAAATGTCATTAAGAACGCTTCTAAAAGCCATACTCTAATAGAAAGCAGTAAAAATGTCCTTAACAAAGCTTCTAAAAGCCGAAATTAAATTTGGAAGCAGCTAAAATGTCCTTGAGAAGGCACTA
This genomic window contains:
- a CDS encoding GNAT family N-acetyltransferase, with the protein product MITIFQCQTETELKRAFPILKELRTHLSEEDFFSLYEEMEKQGFQLYGLEDEGEIKAVTGVQIGTNFYNLRNMYVHDLVTKSTERSKGYGETLLRYVHDLAKENDCSCVYLSSGLQRVDAHRFYTDKMDYEKKSYTFLYKL
- a CDS encoding PspA/IM30 family protein, with amino-acid sequence MFELFKRVKTVVASELHALIDKAEDPVHMIDQFIREMNQEIVDAEKATAKMMGEEKLLARKVEETKKLIEKRELQAIEALKNNREDLAKRALEDKSHLTKEHQQLEDLHTQALHQVVDLKEKLKVMKNEFREMELKRNSLKARAEAAKAKTSINRALSTTNTSSAKKGFERMEEKVLRQEAEAETSEDLQMMNKSLDQEINEITGKSEVELELERLKERLQEDKKLS